A portion of the Anabas testudineus chromosome 22, fAnaTes1.2, whole genome shotgun sequence genome contains these proteins:
- the phpt1 gene encoding 14 kDa phosphohistidine phosphatase: MCSQTKAAALMANIPQADIDPSGVFKYVLIRVHSKEEGDDSEVDIVRGYGWAEYHADIYEKVSEELEKDGHLDCECIGGGRIKHDPQAKKIHVYGYSMGFGQANHAVSTEKLKARYPDYEVTWANEGY; encoded by the exons ATGTGTTCACAGACCAAGGCTGCTGCTCTGATGGCTAACATACCTCAGGCAGACATCGACCCATCCGGAGTGTTTAAATATGTCCTGATTAGAGTTCATAGCAAAGAGGAGGGGGACGACTCGGAGGTAGATATAGTCAGAGGATACGGCTGGGCTGAGTACCACG ctgACATCTATGAGAAGGTCTCAGAGGAGCTGGAAAAAGACGGCCACCTGGACTGTGAGTGTATAGGAGGAGGGAGGATCAAACATGATCCCCAGGCCAAGAAGATCCATGTCTACGGCTACTCTATG GGATTTGGACAAGCAAACCATGCGGTATCCACTGAGAAACTGAAGGCCCGGTACCCAGACTATGAGGTGACGTGGGCAAACGAAGGATACTGA
- the mamdc4 gene encoding apical endosomal glycoprotein, protein MLHWRSSALILLIVQWAAGSWAHLCEAPERKCDFVCDCADCSDEQQCGYTGKGFECDFEDAGRCGWTDHSFSPAYKWEIYQGGDMLPNSGPSSDYTTGIATGSFMGVSAVKTESLSTAVLISPEMRQSAPTCRLRLRYFLWDSGHSGLGSTPLWASVLRHDSQEAIVWRPEATSVRDWREATIFLGRISTTFQIRLYSKRSEGQKGDVAVDQLEFLDCALPLPLPGKECPEEMVKCKHEGCVERRQLCDGSDDCGDGSDEENCEEYNMCDFEDNRCDWDLRSVSRLKWVWTSQENISTSDPLRGPGRDHSNNSASGHFLYVTVPDGGLLNDWASFQSPLLEPTNSSHPCKMVMYTHQFGPRSGGLTVLVVDRDIYPVWERGGALGDVWVKAEVDIVTDSPFQILIMAAIRNFTYGGIAVDSIVLSPECQLSSANKSFPNIPKPPKHPCTVPDMMCDFHPDCEGADDEAKCGDFSYADGSAGWTDSSIGSQGWVLYKNSTSKEDYLYVTEAPGQQLTEAQTRTPLLGPSGPVCTLSFDFALTGTPDHIGELSVRVIDSLLGMRPKLWEFSGKTGIEEDAWEHTDVPVGFRKHRFQLAFEARAVKLCPCAKIKVKNVTFTDCHAEYFPFSLTGLSCNFENGLCGWYQDNSDSFDWTSLDRMDHTIGIGRSLVVDMWSPSLHGLFGRLLSFPQSPAPTDYCLSFFYKLYGPNTGALNVKLLDNHGYETVLWSRSGAHGNVWNEAHCPVPHQLTNFQLVFEAVRSGFDGRLAIDDVNFLAGPCSIPRMCSFEDQRCGYSSSGKVQWLHRSGHTVTIAGPKIDHTLETELGFYMMANTGANILPSGSTTVLTSPVRQATAKTECVNFWYQMGGVNPGSLTVYVKPVKGERLKIFSDSLSQGDYWLHGNGNTSSALVDWQLEFEVVGAGGKDSFIAVDDVFLSPHPCEAQGSKCSLEKGMCSWSNTRNSEVDKLDWELTSAETEKHYPTPPEDHTLGTERGHFLFLPSSDRTAANQVASLLSPHLPPTKGTCLRFWAYKSYSSNSQLKVWRLSEGHLSELLVVGQLAETWRRFDINITSPNEYQIVFEGMKGSSGVVALDDIQYTIGVDCANKVTDPVKPSSKRDNAGGIAASVIVVLLLIATLIALLIYYLRARQSAKAVTGPSPSSPPSAGFINESYEPDTVSANVREREVA, encoded by the exons atGTTACATTGGAGAAGCTCCGCTCTCATTCTGCTGATTGTGCAGTGGG ctgctggttCTTGGGCTCATCTGTGTGAGGCTCCTGAGAGGaaatgtgactttgtgtgtgacTGCGCGGACTGCAGCGATGAGCAACAATGTG GTTACACTGGGAAAGGGTTCGAGTGTGACTTCGAGGATGCAGGAAGGTGTGGATGGACAGACCATTCCTTCAGTCCAGCGTACAAGTGGGAGATATATCAGGGAGGGGACATGCTGCCCAACAGCGGGCCATCCTCTGATTATACCACTGGGATAGCTACAG GGTCATTTATGGGAGTGAGTGCAGTAAAGACAGAGTCTCTCAGTACTGCAGTTTTAATCTCCCCAGAGATGAGACAGTCTGCACCAACATGTCGCCTTCGTCTCAGATATTTTCTGTGGGACTCAG GTCACAGTGGTCTCGGCTCCACACCCTTGTGGGCGTCTGTCCTTCGCCACGACTCTCAAGAGGCCATAGTGTGGCGCCCTGAGGCCACTAGTGTCCGTGACTGGAGAGAGGCCACCATCTTTCTAGGTCGAATTTCTACAACCTTCCAAATCCGGCTTTATTCAAAGCGCTCTGAGGGACAGAAAGGAGATGTGGCGGTGGACCAGCTAGAGTTTCTGGACTGCGCTCTGCCCT TGCCTCTGCCTGGTAAAGAGTGTCCAGAAGAGATGGTGAAGTGTAAGCACGAGGGCTGCGTGGAGCGCCGGCAACTGTGTGATGGCAGCGACGACTGTGGAGATGGGAGCGATGAGGAAAACTGCG AGGAGTACAACATGTGTGACTTTGAGGACAACCGGTGTGATTGGGACCTGAGGTCAGTGTCCAGGCTGAAGTGGGTGTGGACGAGTCAGGAGAACATCTCCACCTCTGATCCTCTGAGAGGACCAGGCAGAGATCACTCCAACAACAGCGCCTCAG GTCATTTCCTATATGTCACTGTCCCTGATGGTGGGCTCTTAAATGACTGGGCCTCTTTCCAGAGCCCTCTTCTTGAACCCACCAATAGTTCACATCCCTGCAAG ATGGTGATGTACACTCACCAGTTTGGGCCGAGGTCTGGTGGTCTGACGGTGCTGGTGGTCGACCGTGACATCTACCCGGTGTGGGAGAGGGGTGGAGCCCTGGGTGATGTTTGGGTGAAGGCAGAAGTGGACATCGTAACCGATTCACCTTTCCAG ATTCTAATCATGGCAGCAATCAGGAACTTTACCTATGGAGGTATTGCTGTCGACAGTATTGTGTTGTCTCCTGAATGTCAGCTATCGTCTG CAAATAAGTCCTTTCCAAATATCCCCAAACCTCCAAAACACCCGTGTACCGTGCCGGATATGATGTGCGATTTTCACCCGGACTGTGAAGGAGCTGATGACGAAGCCAAATGTG GGGATTTCTCTTACGCTGACGGCAGCGCAGGCTGGACTGACTCCAGCATCGGGAGTCAAGGTTGGGTGCTTTATAAAAATTCTACATCCAAAG AGGACTACTTGTACGTGACCGAGGCCCCAGGCCAGCAGCTGACTGAAGCCCAGACACGGACCCCTCTTCTCGGCCCCTCTGGTCCAGTCTGCACCCTCAGCTTTGATTTTGCTCTAACAGGGACTCCAGATCATATTG GTGAACTGTCAGTCAGGGTGATTGACAGCTTGCTAGGGATGCGGCCTAAACTCTGGGAGTTCAGTGGAAAGACTGGAATTGAGGAGGATGCGTGGGAACACACTGATGTACCTGTTGGATTCAGGAAACATCGCTTCCAG CTGGCATTTGAAGCTCGTGCCGTGAAACTTTGTCCATGCGCCAAGATTAAAGTGAAGAACGTTACTTTCACTGACTGTCATGCTGagtattttccattttcactaACAG gACTGTCTTGTAACTTTGAAAATGGGCTGTGTGGATGGTATCAAGACAACAGTGACAGCTTTGACTGGACGTCGCTCGATCGGATGGACCACACCATTGGGATTG GCCGAAGCCTCGTTGTGGACATGTGGAGTCCCTCTCTGCACGGTCTGTTCGGACGCCTGCTTTCATTTCCACAGTCACCAGCTCCCACCGATTACTGCCTGTCCTTCTTCTACAAACTCTATGGACCCAACACAG GGGCTCTAAATGTGAAACTGCTAGATAACCATGGTTACGAGACCGTCCTCTGGAGCCGCAGCGGAGCTCATGGCAACGTGTGGAATGAAGCACACTGCCCAGTACCACACCAGCTCACAAACTTTCAG cTGGTGTTTGAAGCCGTTCGCTCCGGATTTGACGGACGTCTGGCCATTGATGATGTAAACTTCTTGGCTGGTCCGTGCAGCATACCAAGAATGTGTTCCTTTGAAGACCAGCGGTGTGGGTACAGCAGCTCTGGTAAAGTTCAGTGGCTCCACCGTAGCGGACACACCGTCACAATTGCTGGACCCAAAATTGATCACACTCTGGAGACTGAACTGG GTTTCTACATGATGGCCAACACTGGAGCGAACATCCTTCCTTCTGGCAGCACCACCGTCCTCACCTCCCCAGTTCGCCAAGCAACTGCCAAAACCGAATGTGTCAATTTCTGGTACCAAATGGGAGGAGTCAATCCAG GGTCTCTGACGGTGTATGTGAAGCCGGTGAAAGGAGAGAGGTTGAAGATCTTCTCTGACAGTCTGAGCCAAGGAGATTACTGGCTCCATGGCAACGGCAACACCTCAAGTGCCCTCGTGGACTGGCAG TTAGAGTTTGAGGTGGTCGGCGCCGGTGGCAAAGACTCATTCATAGCAGTTGATGACGTCTTCCTTTCACCTCACCCGTGTGAAGCCCAAG GTTCTAAGTGCAGCCTGGAGAAAGGGATGTGCAGCTGGAGCAACACTCGAAACAGCGAAGTGGACAAACTGGACTGGGAGCTGACgagtgcagagacagagaagcattACCCCACCCCGCCCGAAGACCACACTCTGGGCACAGAGAGAG GTCACTTCCTGTTCCTCCCCAGCAGTGATCGGACAGCAGCCAATCAAGTGGCCTCTCTGCTGAGCCCTCACCTGCCCCCAACAAAGGGCACGTGTCTGCGTTTCTGGGCCTACAAATCGTActcat CGAACAGCCAGCTGAAGGTGTGGAGGCTGTCTGAAGGTCATCTCAGTGAGCTGCTGGTGGTGGGACAACTGGCAGAAACGTGGAGACGCTTTGATATCAACATCACATCTCCTAACGAATACCAG ATTGTTTTTGAAGGAATGAAAGGCTCATCAGGCGTTGTAGCTCTGGATGACATCCAATACACCATCGGGGTTGACTGTGCTAATAAAGTCACAGATCCAGTGAAAC CCTCATCAAAACGAGACAACGCTGGAGGTATCGCCGCGTCAGTCATTGTGGTCCTGCTGCTGATCGCCACATTGATCGCCCTGCTCATTTACTACCTGCGAGCTCGACAGAGCGCCAAGGCTGTGACTGGTCCTTCACCGTCATCACCTCCCTCTGCTGGTTTCATTAATGAATCATATGAACCAGACACA gtctCTGCTaatgtcagagagagagaggtggcgTGA